The following is a genomic window from Archocentrus centrarchus isolate MPI-CPG fArcCen1 unplaced genomic scaffold, fArcCen1 scaffold_64_ctg1, whole genome shotgun sequence.
cacacacacacacacacacagtggggtTATTCCTGTGAGATGAAGGAGAAAAAGTCCAAATAGAAACAGTCACAGCTTCTTCTTCAAGTGGATGAATGGATTGATTTGTGCTTGTGTCCACTTGGGGGCAGAAGAACTCCACAAGCAGCTAACAAACTGATCTCTGACATATTATGGTCTGTGTGCTGTTTGGTGCTGAGCAGCTAGTGTACAGTGGCTTTCTCAGAGCTTGTTTGATGAAGATATGAATGAGTGGAACAACTTTGAGACTGAGTCCCTAAAGTTGTTCCAGCTCCCTCATTGGACATTGGAGCTGTCCATGCAGAGAGGCAGCAGGTGATCTTACAGTCAGCTGGCTGCAGAGCTGGCAGGTCTGCTGGCTCTCTCTCTGGAGGACAGGAGGCTGCTGGAGCTGGAAGctctgaaacacaaaaggaGTCAAATGTTTGGAGCTGCAGTGACAAATGTCAGtcctctgctcctctgctctctttgaCAGCATCTCCACATGAAGCTGAATCCCTGAAGCTGAACACAGTCAGCGAGCCTTCATTACCTTCTTGTGTTTGGGCCTCCACTGTGCCCCCCTCGTGCTtgacggagcagctgtatttccatgtgctGTTCTGAGGGATCAGTAAGATGGAGGCTCTGCGTCCCGGCTCTCTGAGCTCCAGCTGCTCTCCCtcagcagggggcagctccTCCAGCCCgccgttcttcttcttctgtcttttccAGGAGAACTGGACCAGAGGAGGAAACATGGCTGAGgccacacacagcagggagctGCTCCCCTCCAGGTGGGCTCTGGATGCTGCTGGGTACACGCTCACCACGGGCTTCACTACCTGCTCATCTGAAGTTTGACAGCAGCAAcaagcagcacagacacacattcacacagtcagcagcagcttccagCACTGCACTGCATTCAGTCTGATCCTGGAAACTACATGGACTCTGATCACTAAACTACTCATCAACAGCTAACATTTAGCTGTTGTGGTCAAACAGCTAAATGTTATGTTAGCTAAATATAACATACTCGATAAGTTTCAGTCTGGATTTCGTAACCTGCACTCCACTGAAACTGCTCTCCTAAGAGTCTCTAACGATATTCTAATGAAAAGGGATGCAGGTGAATGCTCTGTTCTTGTACTCCTGGACTTATCGGCAGCATTTGACACagtagatcacaacattttaattgacAGGTTAAGGACATGGGTGGGCATCTCTGGATCAGCCTTAGATTGGTTCCGCTCTTACCTCTCAGACAGAAGCTTCTCAGTGGCTGctgatagttttacatcctcatctgctgctctgtcctgtGGTGTGCCCCAAGGCTCTGTGTTGGGTCCTATCTTGTTCACTTTGTATTTACTACCTCTCAGAGACATTTTGGGCGCATTTAAAGAGGTCTCATATCATTGTTAcgctgatgatattcagctgtatatCTCCTTTTCTCCACAGAATGTTAAAAAACTATCTATTCTTCAGAACTGTGTTGAGGCTGTAAGGAACTGGATGGCTGCTAACTACCTTTCACTTAATACcgggaaaactgaagttcttgtctgTGCACCCGATagctttgttcccactgtgataAACAATCTTGGTTTTTTATCATCAATGGTTCAGTCAAATGTTCGAAACCTAGGAGTTACATTTGACCAAGCTCTTAGCTTTGAGAAACATGTTAATAGCCTTGTGCgatcctgcttttttcatttgcgAAATGTTGCCCGCCTCAGTCGAATGGTGTCCAAGCCGGAATTGGAAATTAttgttcatgcttttgtctcctctcggttggactactgtaattctttatACATTGGTCTCAGCAAATCGTCTTTGAATCGCCTCcagttggtccaaaatgctgctgccaggCTACTTAAAGGATCCTCTAAGTGGTCTCATGTGACACCTATCTCgtcatctctgcactggcttcccataaagttcagatcccagtttaagatcttggtgatgactttcagagctctgcatggtcaaatgcctgaatacattagtgagctcttacacccatacataacgcacagactgctgaggtcttctgaccaaaatctgttggtgGTTCCTCGCTCTAGGCTAAAAACTAAGGGAGACTGTGCTTTCgaggttgcagctcctaaattgtggaatgcactaccatcacacctgagatctgtggactctattgaatcatttaaagaacagctcaagactcatttgtacaggcttgcttttaactagtggtttgtgtgtgttttattgtgtattattgttttcttttaaatgctgtaaagcactttgtgattttatctagaaaagtgctatataaataaaattttacttacttacttacttacagcACAAAGTTCACTACATACACTGGATTCAGCTTCAGATCAAACACAGTCAGCACCTCATGTCAGCACAGCTCACATGAGGAGTAAAAAACATGCTTTTagaaactcaaataaaatatgtttcaaatttatttcttatgtgtttgttttgtattgagCCAAAAAATGAATCAGcccaaatttaaaatatatttttcatgtagatagattcaactttattgtcattgctcaGTACAAGTACAGGACAACAAAATGTAGTTAGCATCTACCTGAAGTGCTAATATGAAAACTGTGCAGCTCTtataaaaaattatacattCAGCTGTTGTCTAAtatactgcattaaaaatggaaaaattaataattaaatccAAACAATGAAATTTACATTCTTacatcagtttttaaaatgttctttttgtttattatacTAAATGTCAAAGTTCAAACTCGCCTTCAAGACTTTTTGTTCTTAAATTTTTAGTGCAATGAATGAAAACTCCTACACTGATCTTTTgtcattgttattattttatcttttatcatcgattatttttttaatgaaaatattaaattaagcaACATTGAACATGAATTTTCAAGGAGAACAAACAGCTTTTTTGTCAGTATATGAGTTAATTTATCAAAATTTAAACCACAAAATCCACAGAATATAACAATGTATTTAAgacaaaatgtttaataaaagatatttgataatttttttatagttttactGTCATGAGCAGATTTTTATTCTCATATTAAACATTCAAGAAATTAAAATCAGAGTTTAACTTCATATATTATTCAAAATGTTATTAATATTTCACTTCCTATTTTCATGATCagtatatttattattacatttacaCTATAACACTTTTTGAACTAAACAACATAAATAATTGactattaaaatgatttttaaaatttgttcctaaacattaaagcagttagCTGTGTAAGAAAGCAGCAGATGGTGCAGAATTACTGAGATGATCAAATCCTAAATATCTGTAACATCACTAATATTTGCAGAAATAAAGAATAACTTTAGTTGTTCAGTGagatttaaacatgttttcagagATTATTGAGCTTTTCTTATGGAACAATGGCTGCAGATGAATTCTCTACTAATTATGAACAAACTAACATGTAAAGCCTGAAGCAGCACAAACtgactttaaacacattttcaacttctacaataaaacaactgaaggaaaataaatgtttgttctTACCTGTTACACTCAGTTTGGTTCCAGAGCCAAAGATGGGGTATCCTCCTCCCACAGTGAGACAGACTGATACAAAAACCTGTCTGCTGCTGAATGTGTCAGCTGAGGTGAATGAGTCCAAATGATGAAGCAGGATCATATTTCAGCTCCATGATGAGTTTCTCTAATGTTCATATCAACATGActgtctctgcttctcttttcttttagcCACACTAGCAGCATGGCTCTGATGTTAATGTCAGTCTGTTGGTCAGTCCACTACTTTAGTCCACATGGATTGGATCTGGACTAAAGGATGATGGACTGATATGAAGCTTTTCTTGGTCTCCAGAGGATTCACTTCATTAATGACTTTGTTAATTGTGACTTTTTAATGTAGTGAAACCAGCAGGTCAACATTTCAGGTTCAGACTGAAATATctgtttattgatttttatttatagtgatTCAGACGTTCCTGCTCCCCTCAGGATGAACTGGAACCACTTTAGTGATCCTCGGACCTTTCATCTAGCGCCACCATGAGGTCGACAGTATAATAAAGAATTATACATGTGCGTGTATCCGCTTGTAGTAAATAGAAGCAAAGGtatcaaaaacattcattcagtaATTACAAGGGCCCGCCCAAACAAGCAGTTTGTTAATAACTGGGAATCCTGATGCCTCGCCTGCCTGGAAGCAGCAGTTGAGCCACCTGTTGATACTGGGATGAAACACGCTGAGCCACGGTCACGTGACCTGGGTGACTGGAACCGTTGGAGCAGCGTTTTGAAACGTCTCCATTTCGGAAGTGAAGGAATTGATTATTGCTGATCAGGGAAAGAAGGTTAACAAGTCTAAAGGGGAGTATTTCTCCCACTGCATACAGCTGACAGGGGAGCAgagtgtctgtgtaggttctcagtcatccaggtcatatctctggagcttgaaaaaaggcaactgacatctttttgtttcttgaagacatttcacccaTAATCttaaaggcttcttcagttctcaaaccaaatggtggagagacccaggtatttaagctccagtgggtgtagtcccctggaggtggctatgaccctctattgttcatgtgcatatcCATATCAAATCCATCAAGGTCTGAAAGTAGGTGCAgctcattacaatcagtggtttcaggtgaaaccaatttgggacttcacCCCATTCTATCAAggcacctggggagggagctcaggaaaGCACTGTAGGTGGGGGGAAGTTGGTGATGTCGAAATTTGGTGGCCTCCCCGCCAGTGAGTCATGTACGCAGTGGATATATTCCGCGGGTTCTGCGTACCTTGCCACGGTTACCTTCTACCACGAACCCAGCCCTGGTCTCCCTTAGGATGGCATTGTTAAATGTGCATTCCATTacaaacaaaacttttattctgaacAATTTCAGTCCAAAGACCTGGATTTGATGTTTATGACTGAAACCTGGCAGTCTGAACTGGACCATGCCCCTCTCACTGAACTGTGTCCTAAGGATCACTCATTCCTCAGCACACCTCGTTCTTCAGGATGGGGTGGAGGTCTTGCTGCAGTCTTTAAGAGCAGCTTCATTTGCCGACATTTGAACACAGACACCTTCTCTTCATTTGAGCTTCAGATCATTAAAGTCGGAAGAActcattcattttattgtattttaatttaccGCCCACCTGACGCTTGCTCCCTGTTTTTTCAGTGAGGTCACAGAATTCTTGACTTTGACCTTGAAATTGTCAAAAGTCCTTactgtgggtgattttaacttCCACATTGATGATGCTACAGATAAATTCATCAGTCTGATTGAatcttttaactttatttagCATGTGTCAGCTCCCACTCACAATTATTAGTCATCGTATGATTTGTACTCGTACTTTTAATCATCTTTCTGCAGATAAATTTTCTGCTCTTCTTAACGAAGCTTCCTTCTCTAACACTGATGTAAAGTTTATATGGTGCATTATTTTAATGATCTTATCTGTTTGAGACAAAGTGGCTCCTTTTAAAATCAGAAATATTTCCTCTGCCAAATCTTTACCATGGATGAATGACAGTATTCGTTTCAAGCGTAGCTGTCGGGAAGTGGAACGCTTTTGGAAACACACAAAGCTCCAAGTTCATCTCTGTCACTTAAGAGAGCTATTGCATTCTTTTAATAATATGGTAAAAAATACAAGGGCAGCATATTTTGCAAATCTAATCCATAACAGCCGAGGGAATCCTAAGGTTTTATTTGACACAAGCAGCAATATTGTCACACCACTTGACATTTTACCAGCTTCAATGTTCAAAGAGGTGTTTTGCACCATTGGACCATGTGTTCTTAGGATAATTAACAATTCTTGAACTTCTGGCTGCATCCCGTCATATTTTAAACAGGCTCTTATTGACCCTCTTTTAAAAAAGCCCAACGCTGACCCGTCTCTCCTTCAGAATTTTAGGCCAATTTCAAAACTGCCTTTTATCtcaaaaaatgtagaaaaagtaGCGGCCAACCAGTTAGCAGAAGTTTTAGCTGTTCATAATGTTTTCGAtaaatttcagtctggttttcaccaaatgcaCTCTACTGAAACTGCTCTCCTTAAAGTCTCGAATGATATCTTAACGCGTAGAGATGCAGGTGAATATTCGGTCCTTGTTCTATTGGATCtctctgctgcctttgatagCACTGACCACGGTATCTTTATTCAGAAACTTAGAACCTGTGTGGGTATCTCTGCCTTAGCTCTTCACTGATTCTGATCTTATCTTTCTCAGAGGAGCTTTTTAGTTGCATGTCCTCCTCTGCTTCCCTATCCTGTGGTGTGCCCCAGGGCTCGGTTCTGGGACCAACTCTGTTTGCTCTGTATATGCTCCCTCTTGGACACATCCTGAATAATTTTGAGGGCATTTGTTATCATTGCTACGCAGATGATATTCAGTTGTACATGTCTTTCAAACCCCACGATGTTGCTAAATTATATGTTCTTCAATACTGCATTCATGCTATAAAGAACTGGAAGGCAGCAAATTATCTATCTCAGAATACAAAAAACCCTGAAGTTCTGATCTGTGCCACCAAAACCCCAAATCTTGGACCTCTCTCATCTTTCGTTTGCCACACGGCAAGAAATCTGGGTGTTATTTTTGATCAGGCATTCACTTTGGAGAAGCATGTTAGTTGTCTTGTGCGAACTTGTTTTTATCACCTGCGCAGCATTGCTCGTCTTAAATCTATTGTATCTCAAAGCGAAATGGAAATGGTTATAGATGCATTTATTTCATCTCATcttgactattgtaattcaccATTCCTCTGAACAAGTCATTTAGGGATCGCCtacaaatggtccaaaatgctgccgcGATGCTTCTCACCAGATCTCCTAAAAGGTCCCATGTAACACCGATTTTGGCTTCCTTACACTGGCTCCCAATAAGGTTGAGGATTCATTTTAAGGTTCTGGTGATCACTAGAGATCTGCTAATCAGTACTTGTTGGCTGTGCCTAAATCAAGGTTAAGGATAAAGGGTGACTGTGCTTTTGAGGTTGTGGCCCCTAAGTTGTGGAATTCACTCCCACTAGATTTAAGATCTGTAGACTCTGTTGatacttttaaaaagaaaatgaagaccCATATGTGCAGgttggtttttatttaattccaatattccattttaaatgtttaattttattatgtattgtaaagcactttgtgaactttgttcttgtaaagcactatagaaataaactttacttgCTTACCTacataatccacctcctctgttcaatgatggttgttcacagtggacatagatgcttctttcactcctctttcaaaccatctgtcttccctgtccaaaatgtgaacattaacatcctcaaaagagtgacctttgaccttcagatgcagatgtacagctgagtcttgtcctgtcgaggtggctcttctatgttgtgtgtctgtgaagaggctgtttggtttctccaatgtagaggtccgagcactcttcactgcactggacagcagacactacatcgctgatcttgtgtttgggggggtttgtccttgggatgaaccagtttttgccttgtgacttggtttgaagtatactgagatgtcatgcttggaggaaattcttctgagtttctctggcaagcctgacacatatgggatgacaatgttgttcctcttgtccttcttattctctgtagtttgtgtttgaccttcattcctgtgcTTCTTGGCTGATTTcatgaaagcccagttgggataaccacatgttttgagggctttcttaatatgtgtgtgtgttccttttgtttcccttctgtctCAGAGGGAACGCTTTCTGCAATTTCAAAGGTACCTGTACATACTGATACTAAGTACTGCAAAGAAAATGGGTGTTCCATgtaaacatcaaaccaattccACAATACCATTGATATAAAGATTTGTTTATGAAACTGTGCAGCTGTCAGTGATGGAgcaaaattataattataattgaATGTCTTATAATGTTCAGCACATGATCGGTACAGGAATCTATTTAAACATGACAACATTTTGAACGTTTGGTTAaattttttccattaaataaTCGTGTCTTGTTCATATGAGAATGGCTGAAAAGCATCTTTAATTATATGATACCAACAGTTCCCAGCACTGATGGCAAACCTCAAACTTGAGCTGCTTGAGGTGCTTTTCCACTTTAAGCTCCCTCGTCTCAGGGCTAAGATGCTGCGTTTTTCCTCCAGCTTTAAGAGCGGCTGCCTCCTCATGATATTTGTTCTTCTGCGCTTCTCCTAATGAGGACCATTTTTGCTTAATATCTTTAAGTTTGCTTAAAAATGAAagataaataactaaataagaGTGTCtgagttttcttctttcatATACAATACAATACTGAGACCATTATTAGACAAAGCCAAGTGGTTCACCCACAAGCTGCACTCACTATTATGAACAATGACCTAGTCACTGTGTTGTTTCATCAGTTTGACAAATTACAAAGGGCTCAATGTACTTTAAATCCATAACATAATATTAGATGTTTAGCCTAGAATGTTGTTATAAGCTTTTCACAGAGCATCCCTTTGTGATGAAGAATAAAGAGCAGAGATAAAAATAATGACCAATATGAATAATGACATGGGGATGTGCCCTGCAAAACTGAAAGCAATAAAGGAAGCTCATTCCAGGGTGCTTTTTTGGTTTGTACCATCATATGTCACAAATTAGGCAAATTAGGCAGATAAGCACCTCCCATAATTCCATAAGGTCTGAAATTGCACAATTTTCTTCTTAATGAGACCTTATTTTCTCAGTTATATTTACACAGCATAAACTGTAAAACATATTTAGTTATAGTCAGATTTGTTTGATACGGATGGTATAACAGATGGCTTGTTACTGAGGAAAGGAATGTCTAGTGTGACTAGAAAACAGgctaaaaagtaaaatacagaGCAATACACATTATATACAATAATGTAACAAGCATGATAAGACTCTTAAGAGACTTAAAGAATTAATAACTTTAAGCTCTGATATCAGCCCTGTTATATGCATATGAGAATGTTTGATATATGATGCAATACCTGTCAACATGACAGCTGTAAGAAATATTCTCACCCTTGTTTCGCAGCAGATCCCTGCAGAAAAGATTGTAAGCTCAAAGACCACGACTGTGATGTTTGGTCTTTTGAGGTGTTGGTCCAGAGGGCTCTTTAAGAGACCTTCTGTGGTTGCCAATCCAGTTCTGAAAGACAGATAAAGATCAAGACAACATCCATGCATTTCTTTCCAtgtatccttttcagggtcgcggggggcagAAGCCTATCACAACATAATAAAGATAATATAATGTAACTGTGTTCCAGGCTGATGCTATTTTCATATCACAATAGTTCACttgatataaaatgtatttgcagtaATAACACACATGAATCTTACATTTATAAAGTTTGGTGCCAAACCAGTGGCCTCTGCTGCTGTGGGGATCATTGGAGAGCCAACACCCCTCATTCCTTGTTGGAACGCAGATTTGAGGATTTTCTGTTGCTCCTCTGTTATAACTGTTCTGTCTTCTCAATAAATGATAAACACAAAGCAAATcagcactgacaaaaacaacattaaagagAAGCACTAATTTGATATCATTTTGCAatataaaacaccaaaaaagCAGCGACACATACCTCTGCTTGACATTAGGtctaaaagaaagagagaagcactaacatgactaaacagaagaaacaaacacaggttTTTCTGTTATATGCTGCATGTATATTTGTCAGATATGCTACTCCTTTTATGAAACAGGTATTAAAGTATAAGGGTAACCTACTATACAGATACTGGACAGCACGTGATGAAGCaatacacaaacactgacaagaAAAATTGATTAAATTGGGACCAGCCTTCCTGGTCTAGCTAAAGGTTAGCAGCAAGGACCTGATGAGACAGAGGATATTTtctagtggttagcactgctgcctcacagctcgtataacatctggaaggcctgggttcgattccaccttgactcaggcctctccctctctctctgtggagtttgcatgttctccccgtgcttgcgtgggtttcctccgggtactccggtttcctcccacagtccaaagacatgcacttactggggttaggttaattggctactctaaattgcccataggtgtgaaagtgagtgtgaaaggttgtttgtctctctgtgttggccctgcgacaggctggcgacctgtacagggtgtaccctgcctctcgccccatgacagctgggataggttccagccccccccacgaccctgaacaggataagaggaagtgaatggatggatggatggatgggtggatggatggatggatggatggatggatggatgggaagtAAAGTCTAACTGTACATTAGTGACGctattcattttaaaagcatGTCATGCAACACTTTGACGTTAGCATCACTTAAAGtaatacagcaaaaacaaacaatttccAGGTTACACTAGCATAAAAATACTAATGTTCTTTATGATAACCGTTTctgttaatgacaaaataatgTTATAAGAGGCTAAATGCACATTTTGGTGGTTACCTGCCATGTCCCGGACCTTGTTCCGGTGTGACATGAACTGGAGTGGATGTCTGGAGTGGATCTGGATTCATCGTTGTCCCTCCCAGCAGCCAGCTACTGATGTAATTAGTGATAACGACCTACTGAGCCGGCTAGCAGGTGCAGGAGGGCCAGTCTGAACTACACTTACGGGACTGATAACTGATAATAACGTCCATTTAATGAACTGACAATATTCAAATCAGGTGAGCAGGCTGAGcacatgtgagggaactgtggagaggagagagtgcgTTCAGATGTTTtagacacatgtgtctcctgtagaagaACAACATCTGCCTTTAAGGCTTTTaaccaattaaatatttttagtctcttttccctcgaaccaactctgtgtacattccatgagacaaacctcagtgtgctcatgtttaaactaactgataaactgttgtgtgctcactaaagatgtgtgtgtgtgtttgtgtgtatgtgctgtatGTTGGTGCAGTAAATTGTCGCATTGCAAGTGATGTAAGCATATtactgagtgcagaaagaaaatacGTGAAAAAAGTGACATAAGGCCGAAATACCTAAACAACAAGAAgaggtaaaaacaaacaaacaaatgatcaCGGCACTATGCTGATTAATTGGCATGCAGGGACTTCTGAGTGGACCTGGAAAACTGCTGAGTCactacaaacagcagcagctggaaaagCGCCGGTTCCTCCCAAAGATGCTTCACAAATACAACACCACACTTCAGAGTCACAGCCTGACTCTGGAGGAGGTTCAGCCTTCTGATTGGATATTAATTTCACCATCTGCTAAATTCGAAGTTTCAGTTAAGTTATTAAAATTAAGTCATCAATTTTCTAGATCCTGGGGTTTAACTGCA
Proteins encoded in this region:
- the LOC115777674 gene encoding uncharacterized protein LOC115777674, producing the protein MILLHHLDSFTSADTFSSRQVFVSVCLTVGGGYPIFGSGTKLSVTDEQVVKPVVSVYPAASRAHLEGSSSLLCVASAMFPPLVQFSWKRQKKKNGGLEELPPAEGEQLELREPGRRASILLIPQNSTWKYSCSVKHEGGTVEAQTQEELPAPAASCPPEREPADLPALQPADWSFQSQCRVKLLCLLSTVLIVKSLVYCCGLSLLMILRNKGASTNCTHAD